The nucleotide sequence CGTTTAGAACTGTTCCAACGATCTTACCTTCTTTAATCTTGTTTAATACGTCTGGAATAGCATCTACACCAACTATTGGCATGAATTTGTTATCTTTGAAGTATCCTGCTTTTTCAAGAGATGCTAATGCACCTAAAGCCATACCATCGTTGTTGGCAATTACATATTCTATCTTATCACCGAATTTTGATATCCAAGCATCCATCTTATCTGTAGCCTTTGCGGAATCCCACATAGCTGTATCTAAGGCAAGCTCTTCAACTTCAATTCCCTGGTTCTTAACTTCTTCTATAACATATTGTGTTCTAGCCTCAGCATCTGGATGTCCAGGCTCTCCTTTTAACAGTACATATTGAATCTTACCATCACCATTCTTGTCCCAAGCTGGATTTGCTTTCCAAGAGTCAGCAACTAATTTACCTTGAAGAACTCCGGATTCCTTTGATTCAGTTCCTACATAATAAGCTTTATCATAGCTTGCTAATGCAGAAGCTTCAGGTTCTTTGTTAAAGAATATTACTGGTAGATTCTTTTCCTTTGCCATATCTATGATACCTTGAGCTGCTTTTGGATCAACTAGGTTGATAGCTAAAGACTTAACGCCCTTTGAAATCATAGTTTGAACTTGTTCATTTTGCTTTGCTTGATCGTTTTGTGAGTCATTCATTATAAGCTGTGCCTTACCGTTGGCTTCCTTATCAATAGCCATACGTACGAATGACATAAAGTTGTCATCATATTTGTAAATTGTAGTACCTATTTGAGGAAGTCCTGTACCAGTGCTTTCTTTTTTACATCCACCTAATCCGCTTACTAGTAATGCAGCAACTACAGGAACAACTAAAAACTTTTTGTTCATTTGAATTCCCCCTAATAATAATTTTTTCTTTTGAGCGAAGTAATATGTTTTTCTGATGAAACGTTTTCTCCTCCTCACAGGTATAATGATAGCACCCATAATTCTACTTTTTAATACAAAAATCTATGCTATTTATATAAAAAATCTACTTTTTTTTATATATAATGCTGAATTTATTATATACTATCGTCGATTAATGGAAGCAATAGCTTAACAATGGTTCCAACTTCCTGCTCACTCTCAATTTGTAAACCATATTCCTTACCAAAACTTAGCTGTATTCTTTCATGGACATTTTTTACACCCACTCCGGAACCCTTGTTACTTTTTGATTCCTTTGATAAAAGAGATTCTAAAACCTCAGGGGGCATACCCAGGCCATTATCACTGACAGTGAACAATAACTTGTTATGGACAATCTCAGCAGAAATTTTAATCAATCCCTTATCCACCATGTATTCAATACCATGGTAAATAGAATTTTCAATCACAGGTTGAAGTATTAGTTTAAGAGTTTTATATCTGAGGGCTTCTTCTTGAACATGGATCTCATAGTCAAATTTATTTTTATAACGTATCTTTTGGATTATTAAGTAATTTCGGGCATGCTCAATTTCTTGCTCTACAGTTATTATATTTTTACCTTTGCTGATGCTGATTCTAAAGAGCTTTGCCAGGGCAGTTACCATAGTAACCACATCTTCCTGTTTTTCGTTTTCAGCCATCCATACGATAGAATCCAAGGTGTTGTAGAGAAAGTGCGGATTTATTTGAGATTGCAAGGCCTCAAATTCACTTTTTCGCTTGGCCTCCTGTTCCAGAACAATTTGATCCATGAGTTCTCTGATCCTCGTAACCATCTTATTAAAGGTATTTGAAAGCTTCACAACTTCCTCTTCACCTGTTACATTGATGTGGATATCAAAATTACCTTTCTCTACTAATCTCATTGACCTCTCCAGTTCCCGTATTGGTTTAGAAATCTTTGCAGATACAAAGATACCTATTATGAGAAAAAATATAATTCCAAAAATAATGCTCCATCTTATATAGTGAACAATATTCCGTCTGGCAGAAATTATTTCATCCATAAAGGAAACTCCAACTAACTTCCAATAGGTGTAATAACTAGTATTAACAGTGACGCTTCTCAATTCGCCATCAGTATCATAAATAAAATTACCGGAAGAGTAGATCAATACATCTCTGTTATATTCTTTTTTCAGCCCCACGTTAATAAGCTGCTGTTGAGGGTGGTAAATATAGTTTTCATTATCATCTATGATGTATACATAACCTCTCTCCCCTAAGCTTACCGTATTGCAAACTGCTTCAATGGCGCTAAAGTTCATATCAACCACTAGAACTCCAAATACTTTTTTTTCTTCCAACTCAAAGGTAACACCGCGACTCAGTGAGACTACCCAGTTATCCGGACCATCGAACAAGTTTTGTACATGGGGTGTCGAAAAGTGATTTAGGTAAGGGTAGCTTGCTGCTTTGCTAAACCATTGCTGCTCTGTAATGTCAATGTGATTTTTTAGAGGAAGTTGAGGTTCACTCATAATTAGTTCACCCTCAACTGTGAATAGGGCGATTGAAACAATGTCTTTTCTGGAGCTCAAAGTAATATTCATGAGATTCTGCAGGCTCTCGTTTGGCAATGAAGGGTTAGAAGTTATTTTGTCATTTAAAGTGTTGGCAACTCTTACCACGTTTCCTATATAGCTTTCAAGGTTTAGCGCCACTTGACTGATTATTTGCTGATTGTTTTTTGCAGCATTTCTTTCCATAGATTCTGAGAAGGTTCGAAATAAAGTAATGCCCACAAAAAGCATGGCAAAGGTAGTTATCAAAGTTATAGTTATTGTAAGAATAAATTGTAGGCTTTTAAATCTAATGTATCTCAAAAATTTCATCTCCTAATCAGAGTCATAAAGATTTACTTCTAAATTCAGAAGGGGAAATGCCAAAGTTCCTTTTGAAGCTGTAGCTGAAATAGTTTGGTTCTGAGTAACCTACCTTTTCAGCAATTTCAAAGGCTTTCAAATTTGTAGTTTTTAAAAGTTCCTTAGCCGCATTCATTCTGACTTGAGTGAGATAGTTAACAAAGGTCATTTTTGTCTCTTTTTTAAATATTGAGCTAAAATAAGTTGGACTTATATGAAGAAAGGAACATAGGTCATTTATTCCTAGATTACTCTCCATATAGTGTGATTCAATGTATTCTTTGGCTTCTTTCACAATAGACTTACTGATATCCTGCCTTCCAAGAGAAATTTTTTCCATTATTTTTATACAAATGTTCTTTAGCCAGGTCTTTATCTCATTGAGATCATTAAAGCTGAACAAGTCTGTGAACAAATTATAACCTTCTGCCAAAATCTCTGAAAGATTGATGTCAGAACCCTTTGCTACCTTAAGTATGGCAGTTATTATTTCCATAAGATAGATCTGATAGTCTTTAATAGATGCCTTTGAACAGGAAATTTCATTAAAGAACTCATCGATAGTTTTGTTAATGTCTTCTTCAGTGCCCACTTTCAAGCTGCTGCTTAAAGCATGTTCCTTGGCACTATCAAAATGTAGTTTGTCATTGCTCTTTGGCTCTACATCTTCAATCCAGATAATTCTGTCGGTGCCCAGAAGTACTCTGTAATCTAAGGCCGTCAAGGAATTTTTGTAGGAGTTGCTTATTAAAGTTACATCAGGACAAAAGTTACCAACTCCGATAGTTGCACTCAAGTTTATGTACTTTTTAATTGTCAGCTGTAATTCTTCTAATATCTTTAAAGCTCTCTTGGCGGAAGCTTCCTTTTCTATATTTTTAAATACACAAATAATAACAACATCGCTGCCGTACATAAATGCAGTGCCTACACCATATTTTGAAATTATCTCATTTATAACATTTAGGAGGGCGAAGGCAAAGAGTTCCTTTTCTTCATAGCTTGCTTGATAGGAGTGATTTTCTACCCTAACTGTTGAGACAACAAAATTGTTACCGTTTAAATCAATATTATAATTTTTAGATCTTTCTTCGATTTCTGTTTTGCTCATTGTGTTAGTGATTAGGGCTGCGAGGAATTTCTCTTTTAACAGTGGTAGGCTTCTCACATAATTTTCTCTTAAAGCCTCTATATTTTTCCTTTCCATTATTTCTTCATCAAGCAACGCTTTGGTCTTTATCAAGACTTCTATCAGTTCCTTTGCAGAAACAGGTTTTAGAATATATTCAATTACATTCAATTTTATGGCCTTATGAGCATATTCAAACTCATCAAAACCGGTAAGGATAATTACTTTTGTGGTAGGACTCATATCCTTTAGATGTTCTGCAAGTTCAATACCATTCATAAAGGGCATTTTTATATCTGTAATTACTAAATCAGGAAAGGTTCTTTCAACCATATCCAGGGCTTCTCTTCCATTTTCAGCTTCACCGACGATTTCAAAGCCGTATTTTTCCCATTCGATTTTTTTTAACACACCCTTACGTACCTCTTCTTCATCATCTACAAGAATTAACTTATACATAGCAATCCTCCGTTCGAGTAAACTGTATTTAAAAGTCATTATAATTTGTTTTTCGACAAACTACAATAATTATCCTTGAAAAATTCTTCTTCATATATAAGTTTTCCTAGAGGGCTACAGAATAATTCAACTAATACGTACATGAAAGAAAGTGGGAAGCACTTTTTTATGCATTAAAGTTTTTAATTTCAGTATTCACATCTAAAATAGTCAATGTTATAATTGACCACAGAGAAAAAAATAAAAGGTGAATGACAAAAGATACTGTCATACCATTATGAGGTGTATGAAGATGAGTGAAGCATTTGTTATAGGAATTGCAGGAGGAACAGGCTCGGGAAAAACAACCTTAGCCAGAAGGCTGAAAGAAGACTTTGATGATGATGTGATCCTTCTATGTCAGGATTATTATTATAAGTCAAATAATGACCTTCCCTTTGAGGAAAGAGTAAAGTTGAATTATGACCATCCAAATTCCTTCGATACAGCGCTGATGATAGAGCAGATAAAAAAGTTGAAAGCCTTTAAAGAAATAGAAAGACCTGTATATTCCTTTGTAGAACATAGAAGACTGGAGGAAACCGTAAAGGAACAGCCCAAAAAGGTCATTATTATTGAAGGGATATTACTATTTGAAAATCAAGAGTTAGTGGACTTGATGGATATAAAAATATTCGTTGATACCGATGCGGACATAAGATTTATCAGAAGATTAGAGAGAGACACTAAGGAAAGAGGCAGAAGCATAGATTCTGTAATAAACCAATACTTAAATACAGTGAGACCAATGCATGAAGCCTTTATTGAACCTAGCAAAAAGAGAGCGGATATCATAGTACCCGAAGGTGGCATGAATCATGCGGCTTTTTCTATGATACAGGATAAAATAAACAGCATAATCAACGGTTCTGCTAAGAAATAGGACTTGGTAGGAAGAGGGACTTCATAAATGGAGTCCCTCTTTTAATGAGAAAGGAATAATGAGTAATTGTGGATGAAATTCAGCGGAGCTGAATTTTTCTAATTATTTTTTTATTAATGTAAGTGATAGAGGACACATAACCGCGTCCATATAGAAGTTCAACCAAAACTTTGTATTAATTTTCCTAGCAGCAGCTTTATAGTTTTCTGAATAATTGAAAAATTAGGAAACAAATGCTATAATAAAAGTATAATTTAACAAGTTGATCCATATGAAAGTAACGAGAGACACTCCCTAGAGTGGCCGAAGGAGCAATATATAAATAAAGCCTATATTTATATAGAAACTTTCAGGCAAAGGTATCGTTACTTGATGGAACTCTGAAAAGTCCGTGTATGACGGCACCGAAGGAGAAATCATGTAGCATGATTATGCCGTGAAAGCTTTCAGGTAAAGAAACAGAGAGATGTGAAGGTGTGTGTTTAGCATCCTGTCACATCTCTTTTTTATTAGTTAAGACATATAAAAATTTTGGAGGGAAGGTAAGTGGAGCATTTAAAGAAAACCGCCTTGTTTAACGTACACCAAAAATATGGAGGGAAAATAATAGATTTTGCAGGTTGGTCCCTGCCGGTACAGTATGAAGGCATATTACAGGAGCACGAGGCTGTAAGAAAGACTGCCGGGTTATTTGATGTCTCCCATATGGGGGAGATTGAGGTTAAGGGCATACAGGCAGAAGAATTTATGCAGTATTTAGTTACTAATGATGTAAGTACCATCGGTATCGGGCAAATTATTTACGCCTTGATGTGTTATCCACATGGTGGAGTGGTGGATGATGTACTCATATATAAGTTTAGCCGAGAATACTTTTATATAGTAGTCAATGCCAGCAATATTGAAAAAGATTACGTGTGGATCACAGAGAATGCTGCCGGATACCATGTTCAGATTATCAATAGGTCAGCTGATATATCCGAACTTGCTCTTCAGGGACCCAAATCGGAGGAAATACTCCAAAAGCTTACAGCACAGGATTTATCTCAACTAAAGTTTTTTAACTTTATGGACGATGTCCACATCAATGGAGTAAAGTGCCTGATATCTAGGTCAGGTTATACAGGTGAGGATGGCTTTGAAATATATGCTGATAATAAATATATAGAAAAGGTCTGGGAGGACCTAATGGAAGTTGGGAAAGTATTAGGACTGGTTCCTGCTGGCCTGGGCTGCAGGGATACCCTAAGATTTGAAGCATGTCTGCCGCTGTATGGCAACGAGATATCAGAAAACATAACACCTTTGGAAGCAGGCCTAAATATCTTTGTCAAACTGAATAAAGATAACTTTATAGGCAAAGCGCCTTTGTTAAAACAGAAAGAGGAGGGCTTGAAAAGAAAACTTATAGGTTTTGAAATGTTAGACAGAGGAATAGCAAGGCATGGCTATGAAGTTTCAGTGGAGGGAAAAAATATAGGTATTGTGACTACCGGATATATGGCACCTAGCCTGAAGAAAAATATTGGCCTTGCACTTGTGGACAGCAATTTTTCCGAAATAGATACGGAAATCAATATTGTCATAAGAAATAAGCCGGTTAAGGCTAGAGTTATAAATAAGAAATTTTACAATAAAAATTATAAAAAATAATAGGGGGTATTTTTCATGAAAGTTTTAGAAGGATTATTGTACACAAAGAATCATGAGTGGGTTAGAAAAGAAGGAGAAAAGGCCTATGTGGGTATTACAGATTATGCACAGAATGCACTGGGAGCCATAGTTTATGTAGAACTGCCTGAGACAGGCAGTGAATTTGCTGCCGGGGATAGCTTTGCAGTGGTGGAATCAGTAAAGGCAGCCTCTGATGTTTATTTGCCTGTAGCAGGTACCATAATAGAAGCAAATGAAGCCATTGTTGATGAACCGGGGCTTGTGAATGAAGAGCCCTATGACGCTTGGATGGTATGTGTTCAACTTGAAGATGGTGAAAAACTGGAAGACTTAATGAGCCCTGAGGAATATACTAAATTCTGTGCTGAGGAGAGATAATATGTATCCTTACATTGCAAATAGAATTCAAGACGAAGAGCTGATGCTGAAGACTATTGGGGTAGAATCAATTGAAGAACTTTTTAAGGATATTCCTGAGAGTATTAGGCTAAAGGATGGATTAAAGCTGCAAAAATCCAAGGCTGAGCTGGAAGTGACAAATGAGCTTGAAAGCATGGCAAACAGAAATAGAAATTTAAAGGAATTAGTTTGCTTTTTAGGGGCAGGAGTTTATGACCGCTATATACCCTCAATAATAAAACATATAATCGGACGGTCAGAATTTTATACCTCCTATACCCCTTATCAACCGGAAATAAGCCAAGGTACCTTGCAGGCCATTTTTGAGTATCAAACTATGATAGCAGATTTAACAGGAATGGATACAGCTAATGCTTCTATGTACGATGGAGCTACTGCTTGCGCAGAGGCGGCCATGATGGCTGTAGATAATACCAGAAGAAAGAAAATAATCGTATCCAAAACTGTGCACCCGGAAGTAAGAAGAGTTTTAGCTACCTATATGAAGGTTCATGAAGCATGTCTTATTGAAGCAGAAGTAAATGAAGGGGTTACTGACATAGACCATCTGAAAGGCTTAATTGACAAGGATACAGCAGGAGTAATAGTACAGAATCCAAACTTTTTTGGAATAGCGGAGGACTATTCTGAGATTGAAAAAGTTACCCATGAAAATAAAGCTCTGTTAATTATGAATGTGGAACCTATAGCCATGGCACTGCTTAAAACACCGGGAGAAATCGGGGCAGATATTGCCGTTGGAGATGGTCAAAGCTTAGGAAACAGTATGAGCTTTGGAGGGCCGCACTTAGGCTTTATGGCTGTCAGTGCAAAATTAATGAGAAAGTTACCGGGAAGAATAGTAGGCCAAACAGTGGATGTAGAAGGCAAGAGGGCTTTTGTATTGACCCTGCAGGCAAGAGAACAGCATATAAGAAGAGAAAAGGCCAGCTCAAATATTTGCTCCAACCATTCCTTAAATGCTTTGGCAGCAGCGGTATACATGACTACCTTAGGAAAGCAGGGAATTAAAGAGGTAGCGCAGCAAAGCATGAAAAAGGCCCACTATGCATACAAGCAATTAATCAAGACCGGTAAGTACGCACCATTGTTTAACAAGCCTTTCTTTATGGAATTTGCAGTGAAGTCACCAGTGGATATTTCTAAACTAAATGAACAGCTTTTAACTAATGGAATATTGGGAGGCTATGATTTAGGTAGGGATTATCCCCGATATAGGGACGGTTCATTACTCTGTGTTACAGAGAAGAGAACAAAGTCTGAAATAGATAACCTTGTCCAGATAATGGAGGAAATAGTATGAAGGAATACAATGCTTTAATTTTTGAAGTTTCCAAAGAGGGAAGAAAAGCCTATTCTCTGCCCCAATGTGATGTGCCGGAATGCTCTACGGAAGAAATGATTCCAGAAAACTTATTAAGAAAATCTGAATTAGACCTACCGGAGGTCAGTGAAGTTGATGTCATAAGACATTACACCTTGCTTTCAAATAAGAACTATGGTGTGGATACCGGCTTTTATCCACTAGGCTCTTGTACCATGAAATACAACCCGAAGATTAATGAAGATATGGCAATCTTATCAGGTTTTAGAGATATTCATCCCTATCAGAGGGAGGAAACTGTACAGGGAGCGCTGGAGCTGATGTATAACTTAAGCTTAGCCCTATGTGAAATCACCGGTATGGATGCTATGTCCCTGCAGCCCGCAGCAGGGGCCCATGGTGAATTAATGGGACTTATGATTATTAAGGCTTATCATGAGAGCCGTGGCGAGTATAAAAGAAAGAAGATAATTGTGCCGGATTCAGCTCATGGAACTAATCCTGCTTCTGCATCCGTTGCCGGTTTTCAGGTGGTGGAAGTAAAATCTGACAGTAAAGGTGCTGTGGATTTGGAAAGTCTAAAGTCAGTATTAAATGAAGAAACTGCAGGATTAATGCTCACTAATCCAAGTACCCTAGGGCTTTTTGAAAAGAATATCCAAGAGATAGCACAGCTTGTTCATGAGACTGGAGGACTGCTATATTACGACGGGGCAAATATGAATGCCATAATGGGAATAACACGGCCTGGAGATATGGGCTTTGATGTTGTTCATTTAAATCTCCATAAGACCTTTGCCACTCCTCATGGCGGAGGAGGTCCCGGAAGTGGGCCTGTAGGGGTAAAGAAGCAGTTGGAACCCTTCCTGCCGGTACCAGTAGTCAATAAAGAAGGAGATCTATATAGGCTAGATTATGACAGGCCTCTAAGCATTGGTAAGGTGAGGAGCTTCTATGGCAACTTTGGAGTTTTGGTAAGAGCTTATACCTATATACTTACTATGGGGGCAGATGGTTTAAAGAAGACCAGCGAAATGGCAGTCCTAAATGCCAACTATATGAAGGAACGGTTAAAACACCATTATTTCCTGCCAATAGACGAGGTATGTAAGCATGAATTTGTACTGGGGGGCCTGGAAGAAGGTGCCCATACCGTTACTACCTTGGACATGGCAAAGAGACTGCTGGACTATGGCTATCATCCGCCAACCATATACTTCCCGCTTATTGTGGATAGTGCCATAATGGTGGAACCCACAGAAACAGAAAGCCTGGAAACTATAGATGCCTTTATTGAAGCTATGATTAAAATATCTCAGGAGGCAAGAGAGGATCCGGAAGTTCTGAAAACTGCACCCCACAATACTGTAGTGCGTAGGCTTGATGAGGTGAGGGCGGCAAGGATACCGATACTGAGATGGCGGAAGAATACTTGAAAATTGACAATTGACATTTGACAGCTGATATAAAGTATTCTTTTAAATAATAGATTTCACAAAGAGTAGGTGAATTAATGGATAAGAGTATAATTATCATCGGAGGAGGGCCGGCGGGATATACGGCTGCTATTAGGGCAGCTCAGTTAGGGGCTAAAGTTACCCTTGTTGAAAAGGATGAATTGGGGGGGACCTGTTTAAACCGTGGATGTATTCCAACAAAAGCATTGTATAGAACTGCAGAAATAGTAAATACCCTGAGAAATGTTGATCAGTTTGGGATAAGGGTTGAAGGGTATGGCATTGATGTAAATAAAATCCAAGAAAGAAAAAGAACCATTGTTAAGCAACTAGTGTCCGGAATTCAACAGCTTTTAAAAGCCAATAAGGTTGAGGTGGTTAAAGGAAGGGCCCAGTTTAAGAATGAAAGTACCGTAACAGTCATAAAGGATGATGGAAGCGAGGAAGAATTAAGGGGAAATGACATAATCATAGCCTCCGGATCCAAGCCAATGCTTCCGCCTATCCCTGGAGCTAACTTAGAAGGGATAATGCTAAGTGATGACATTCTGGATTTTACTGAAGTGCCAAAAAGCCTTGCTGTGATAGGAGGTGGGGTTATTGGCATGGAGTTTGCGGCCATTTTTAATGCACTGGGAACAAAGGTCACTGTTGTGGAATATATGCCCAGTATTTTGCCTATGGCCGATTCAGATATTATTAAGAGATTCACAGCTATACAGAAGAAAAAGGGGATGGAGATATTTGCTTCAACTAAAGTCATTGGTATTGAAAAGTCGGAGTATGAATATATCCTAAACTGTGAAACAAAAAAGAGCACAACTAAAATAGCTGCGGAAAAAGTGCTGCTTTCCGTTGGACGTGTACCTCTGATAGAAGAATTAAACTTGCAGGCTGCCGGTATAGGCTTTGATAGAAAAGGGGTGGAGGTAGACAGTAACTTCAGAACCAATGTAAAAGGCATATATGCCATTGGTGATATCAATGGGAAGGCAATGTTAGCCCATGCCGCCGCCCATCAGGGAATAAAAGCAGCTGAGCATATTGTAATAGGAAGAGAATCGGATGATAAAAGTGTAGTACCTTCCTGTATATTTACTTTCCCTGAAATAGCTTCCGTTGGTATTACTGAAGAAATGGCTAAGGAGCAGGGGATAAACTATAAGATGGGTAAATTTCTTTTCGGTGCAAATGGGAAGGCCCTTACCCTAGGAGAACCGGAAGGTATGGTAAAGGTTATATCGAAAGCCAGGGATGAAGTGGAAGGCGAAAAAATAGAGGAGATCATAGGAATTCATATAATGGGGCCTCATGCCTCAGATATAATACATGAAGGCACACTGGTGGTAAGTACTGGCTTAAGGGTTGAGGATGTAATAGAGACCATGCATGCACATCCTACCTTGGCAGAAGCCTTTTCAGAGGCTGTGATGGCTATAAAGGGCCAATCCATACATCAGGTGAATAGGGGATAATGTTAAAGGAGTAGTCTGTGGAGACTACTCCTTTAATAGAAGTCGAAAAAAAATATAAATATTTTATTAACAAAAAATTAGTAATTGTTAATAAAATAACAAAATATATGTCTGTTAAAATGTTGCTATCCATTGAATTTACATGATTTTATCTGATTTTACTTAAAGTTTAATTGTTAATTTGGTAACTATCAGACAAAAAATAGCTGATAAAGAGGTAATATATACCATTATTTGACATACCATTTAGCCTGATTTCACGATATAATATGATTGGGAGTAAACCGTTTCATTCATTTACAGTACATAACAGCATAGTTTACTCACCGATTATGCTAAAATACTAGCACAAAATTACAGCATTTAAAATTTAACAAAGAGGTGAATTAACAGATGATCGACGTATTAATAGCCTTACTGCCGGTAATCGTGGCAGGTACGTATTTTTACGGATTCTCAACTTTAGGAGTTATAGCGGTTGGTGCGGTAGCCAGCGTTATAGCCGAGGCAGTATTCAATGTAATAGTAAAAAGAAAACAGA is from Clostridium thermarum and encodes:
- the mglB gene encoding galactose/glucose ABC transporter substrate-binding protein MglB, producing the protein MNKKFLVVPVVAALLVSGLGGCKKESTGTGLPQIGTTIYKYDDNFMSFVRMAIDKEANGKAQLIMNDSQNDQAKQNEQVQTMISKGVKSLAINLVDPKAAQGIIDMAKEKNLPVIFFNKEPEASALASYDKAYYVGTESKESGVLQGKLVADSWKANPAWDKNGDGKIQYVLLKGEPGHPDAEARTQYVIEEVKNQGIEVEELALDTAMWDSAKATDKMDAWISKFGDKIEYVIANNDGMALGALASLEKAGYFKDNKFMPIVGVDAIPDVLNKIKEGKIVGTVLNDAKNQGKATFELALNAANGKDVLEGTSWKLDDKKAVRVPYVIINKDNVSVGEEAYK
- a CDS encoding sensor histidine kinase — translated: MKFLRYIRFKSLQFILTITITLITTFAMLFVGITLFRTFSESMERNAAKNNQQIISQVALNLESYIGNVVRVANTLNDKITSNPSLPNESLQNLMNITLSSRKDIVSIALFTVEGELIMSEPQLPLKNHIDITEQQWFSKAASYPYLNHFSTPHVQNLFDGPDNWVVSLSRGVTFELEEKKVFGVLVVDMNFSAIEAVCNTVSLGERGYVYIIDDNENYIYHPQQQLINVGLKKEYNRDVLIYSSGNFIYDTDGELRSVTVNTSYYTYWKLVGVSFMDEIISARRNIVHYIRWSIIFGIIFFLIIGIFVSAKISKPIRELERSMRLVEKGNFDIHINVTGEEEVVKLSNTFNKMVTRIRELMDQIVLEQEAKRKSEFEALQSQINPHFLYNTLDSIVWMAENEKQEDVVTMVTALAKLFRISISKGKNIITVEQEIEHARNYLIIQKIRYKNKFDYEIHVQEEALRYKTLKLILQPVIENSIYHGIEYMVDKGLIKISAEIVHNKLLFTVSDNGLGMPPEVLESLLSKESKSNKGSGVGVKNVHERIQLSFGKEYGLQIESEQEVGTIVKLLLPLIDDSI
- a CDS encoding response regulator — translated: MYKLILVDDEEEVRKGVLKKIEWEKYGFEIVGEAENGREALDMVERTFPDLVITDIKMPFMNGIELAEHLKDMSPTTKVIILTGFDEFEYAHKAIKLNVIEYILKPVSAKELIEVLIKTKALLDEEIMERKNIEALRENYVRSLPLLKEKFLAALITNTMSKTEIEERSKNYNIDLNGNNFVVSTVRVENHSYQASYEEKELFAFALLNVINEIISKYGVGTAFMYGSDVVIICVFKNIEKEASAKRALKILEELQLTIKKYINLSATIGVGNFCPDVTLISNSYKNSLTALDYRVLLGTDRIIWIEDVEPKSNDKLHFDSAKEHALSSSLKVGTEEDINKTIDEFFNEISCSKASIKDYQIYLMEIITAILKVAKGSDINLSEILAEGYNLFTDLFSFNDLNEIKTWLKNICIKIMEKISLGRQDISKSIVKEAKEYIESHYMESNLGINDLCSFLHISPTYFSSIFKKETKMTFVNYLTQVRMNAAKELLKTTNLKAFEIAEKVGYSEPNYFSYSFKRNFGISPSEFRSKSL
- the udk gene encoding uridine kinase, with product MSEAFVIGIAGGTGSGKTTLARRLKEDFDDDVILLCQDYYYKSNNDLPFEERVKLNYDHPNSFDTALMIEQIKKLKAFKEIERPVYSFVEHRRLEETVKEQPKKVIIIEGILLFENQELVDLMDIKIFVDTDADIRFIRRLERDTKERGRSIDSVINQYLNTVRPMHEAFIEPSKKRADIIVPEGGMNHAAFSMIQDKINSIINGSAKK
- the gcvT gene encoding glycine cleavage system aminomethyltransferase GcvT, which produces MEHLKKTALFNVHQKYGGKIIDFAGWSLPVQYEGILQEHEAVRKTAGLFDVSHMGEIEVKGIQAEEFMQYLVTNDVSTIGIGQIIYALMCYPHGGVVDDVLIYKFSREYFYIVVNASNIEKDYVWITENAAGYHVQIINRSADISELALQGPKSEEILQKLTAQDLSQLKFFNFMDDVHINGVKCLISRSGYTGEDGFEIYADNKYIEKVWEDLMEVGKVLGLVPAGLGCRDTLRFEACLPLYGNEISENITPLEAGLNIFVKLNKDNFIGKAPLLKQKEEGLKRKLIGFEMLDRGIARHGYEVSVEGKNIGIVTTGYMAPSLKKNIGLALVDSNFSEIDTEINIVIRNKPVKARVINKKFYNKNYKK
- the gcvH gene encoding glycine cleavage system protein GcvH; amino-acid sequence: MKVLEGLLYTKNHEWVRKEGEKAYVGITDYAQNALGAIVYVELPETGSEFAAGDSFAVVESVKAASDVYLPVAGTIIEANEAIVDEPGLVNEEPYDAWMVCVQLEDGEKLEDLMSPEEYTKFCAEER
- the gcvPA gene encoding aminomethyl-transferring glycine dehydrogenase subunit GcvPA; the encoded protein is MYPYIANRIQDEELMLKTIGVESIEELFKDIPESIRLKDGLKLQKSKAELEVTNELESMANRNRNLKELVCFLGAGVYDRYIPSIIKHIIGRSEFYTSYTPYQPEISQGTLQAIFEYQTMIADLTGMDTANASMYDGATACAEAAMMAVDNTRRKKIIVSKTVHPEVRRVLATYMKVHEACLIEAEVNEGVTDIDHLKGLIDKDTAGVIVQNPNFFGIAEDYSEIEKVTHENKALLIMNVEPIAMALLKTPGEIGADIAVGDGQSLGNSMSFGGPHLGFMAVSAKLMRKLPGRIVGQTVDVEGKRAFVLTLQAREQHIRREKASSNICSNHSLNALAAAVYMTTLGKQGIKEVAQQSMKKAHYAYKQLIKTGKYAPLFNKPFFMEFAVKSPVDISKLNEQLLTNGILGGYDLGRDYPRYRDGSLLCVTEKRTKSEIDNLVQIMEEIV
- the gcvPB gene encoding aminomethyl-transferring glycine dehydrogenase subunit GcvPB → MKEYNALIFEVSKEGRKAYSLPQCDVPECSTEEMIPENLLRKSELDLPEVSEVDVIRHYTLLSNKNYGVDTGFYPLGSCTMKYNPKINEDMAILSGFRDIHPYQREETVQGALELMYNLSLALCEITGMDAMSLQPAAGAHGELMGLMIIKAYHESRGEYKRKKIIVPDSAHGTNPASASVAGFQVVEVKSDSKGAVDLESLKSVLNEETAGLMLTNPSTLGLFEKNIQEIAQLVHETGGLLYYDGANMNAIMGITRPGDMGFDVVHLNLHKTFATPHGGGGPGSGPVGVKKQLEPFLPVPVVNKEGDLYRLDYDRPLSIGKVRSFYGNFGVLVRAYTYILTMGADGLKKTSEMAVLNANYMKERLKHHYFLPIDEVCKHEFVLGGLEEGAHTVTTLDMAKRLLDYGYHPPTIYFPLIVDSAIMVEPTETESLETIDAFIEAMIKISQEAREDPEVLKTAPHNTVVRRLDEVRAARIPILRWRKNT